AAATCCCCCAGATTAGAAACCCGGTCCCCAGAAACAGCGCCACGATGCTTCCGGGAATCAGAACCTGCACGGCCGCTTCCTGATTGGGAAACGCGATCATGCAGGAATGAGCGTAGCACTGTTCGGCCACCAACAGCAGAATTGCTCCAGTCACAGTGCGCATGGGAATGGCCCCGAAATGCTTCGCCCGCCGGGTGCATCAACCGGAAAAATTCAGTTTCTGTACGTTATCGCAACCATTATCAGTGGGCAAATCAGGCGTCCACGGGCGCGGAGGCGGACGTCGCAGTTGAAGATTTCCCGGGCAACTCCGCTTACGACACCACCGAACGTTTACGACAGAATCTCCGAGATCACGCGGCCGTGGACGTCGGTTAGTCGGCGGTCGATGCCGGCGGTTCGGAATGTCAGGCGCTTGTGGTCGATACCCAGCAGGTGCAGCATCGTGGCGTGCAGGTCGTAGCACCAGGTTTCGCCTTCGGCTGTCTGGTAACCCATGTCGTCGCTGCGGCCATGGCTGATTCCGGATCTGATGCCGGCTCCGGCCAGCCATGTCACGAATGAGCCCCGGTTGTGATCACGGCCGACGCTTCCCTGAGCAAACGGCGTGCGTCCGAATTCCGTGGTCCAGATCACCAGCGTGTCTTCCAGCAGGCCGCGGGATTTCAGATCTGTGACCAGTGCGGCAATCGGCTGGTCGACGCTGGCGGCAATGGGTGGCAGTTCGTCAACAATGCTGGAATGATTGTCCCAGTTGTTGGTGGCTCCCTGCGGGCCGCTCCAGACCTGGACAAATCGCGTGCCGCGTTCGATCAGCCGCCGGGCCAGCAGACATCGCCGGGCGAAATCTTCTGTCACGGGGTTATCCATGCCGTACGCTTTTTGAGTCGCCGGGGATTCCGCCGCGAGATCGAACGCTTCCGGAGCGCTGAGCTGCATCTTTGCCGCCAGTTCGCCGGCCGCGACGCGTGCTTCCAGCAGCGAATCGTAAGGCCGATCCGAGGAATACCGCCGATTGATTTTCTGCAGCAGCGAGACGGTGTCCGCATCGGCATTTCCTCTGGCGAATGGAAACGCCGGATCCGCAGTCAGGTTGGGAACGGGAGTCGGACTGGCGGCGTTGACCACGGTTCCCTGATTGCGAGACGGAAGAAAGCCCGCGCTGAAGTTTGCCTTCTGGTTGTAAGGCAGGCCGCGCGGGTCGGGCAGCACGATAAACGATGGAAGGTTGTCGGAAAGATCGCCCAGCGCGTAGGTGATCCAGGCTCCGCAGCACGGAAATCCGGGCAGCGTGAATCCCGTGTTCATCATGTAGCTGGCCGGTCCGTGGACATTCGTCTTTGTCGTCATGGCCATCAGAAATGCCAGGTCATCGACGATCTTCGCCTGATGCGGAAACATTTCGCTGACCCACTGTCCGCACTGGCCGTGCTGAGCAAACCGGAACGGACTTTTCATGACGGCACCGGCTTCGGCCACGAACCCTTCCGGCTTGACTTTCGGACCGAGTTCCTGGCCGTGCAGCCGTTCCAGTTCCGGCTTGTAGTCGAACGTATCCATCGGGCTTGCGCCGCCGTTCATGAAGAGCTGAATCACTCGGCGAACTCTGGCTGGATGGTGCAGCCCGCCGTTCAGGTCGGAGTTCCGCGGACCGTCATCGGCAGCGTTCTGTGCATTCGCGAATCCCGGCAGACAGGCCAGCACGGCGGCTCCGAATCCGCCGCCGCAATGGGTCAGCAATTCGCGCCGCGAACAGAACCACGGGTTGAGGAATGGACTCATGAGTGTTACTCGACAAACAGGAATTCACTGCTGTTCAGAAGCAGCCGGCAGACAGCTTCCAGACCGTGTTCATCGGCGAGCTTCGTGAGGCTCTGCAGTTCCTCAGTGGTCGGATCGCGCAGCCAGACCCGGCGAACCGCCTGGCGAACTTGATCGTCACGCGACGGCGCTGACTGTTCGGCTCGGCGAGCCATGTGAGCGGCGTGGTGCAGGACGAAGCGGTGATTCAACAGCACCAGTGACTGCAAAGCCGACGCCGACGATCCCCGCACGGGAGCCAGCAGTCCCAGATCAGGAAAGTCCAGGGCATCCATCAGCGGATCGGGAATGCCTCGCCAGACGACGCGATAAATGCTGCGGCGCGAGGCTTCTTCGCTGTCCAGATCGAAGGCATCGTAATCCAGCACCGGCGTCAGTTGCGGTCCCGGACTTGTGGTGAAGTGAGCGACTCCCGGACCTCCCATCCTCAGGTCCAGCCGACCGCTGACCGCCAGCACGCAGTCGCGGTAACTGTCGGCGTCACGTCGTCGTCGCGTCATGCGCGCCAGCAGGCGATTGTCCGGATCCACCTGCTGCAGATCCGAACGTTCGGCCGACGACTGCCGGTACGTCCTGCTGGTGCAGATCAGCCGATGCAGGTGTTTCAGACTTCCGGCCTGCGATCCGGAATCGTCATCGGCGGAACCACAGCCGTCGCGCAGTTCGCAGGCCAGCCAGTCCAGCAGTTCCGGATGCGTGGGCAGACTTCCCATGCGGCCGAAATCATTCGGCGTATCGCACAACCCCTGGCCAAAGTGATAGTGCCAGACGCGATTCGCAATGCTGCGCCAGGTCAGGGGATTGTTCGGATCGGCCAGCCAGTTCGCCAGAGCCGCGCGCCGCGCGGATTCGTCGCCTGGTGACGGCAGCTCAAACCGCGCAGGCAGAGCCGTCACGGCCGACAGGGCTCCCGGCGGAACAGCCTCGCGCGGCTTTTCGATGTCACCGCGCGTCAGCAGGTGAATCTCGCGCGGAGCCGCAAACGTGATCACACCGCGTTCGTTCTCCGCGGTCGCCGCGGCCGCGTACACCTTCACCGGCGCGGGAAGCTTCTGCAGTTCGTGTTCCGCCAGTTGCCGCAGCACTTCCGACGCCAGCAGCAACCGCTGTTCGGAACTGCGGTCCTTCCTCGGCAGCGCCAGCACGGCTTCCGCTTCCGCCGACAAAGCCACCAGCGACGCCGGTTCTTCCGACGTCGCCGACAGCCGAAATCGGCCGATCAGATGGCCGGAACCGTGAACCTGCTGCAGTGTGATCGCCAGGCGAACGTCGCTGTCCATGACCAGCGGTTCAGTCAGTTCAAACACGGCGTGATGCGGAACACTCACGGCCGGATGAATGCCCCACGCGGTCGCCGAGTTGCCGTCGACCGCTTTGTCGATCGACCAGTCCGTCTGATTGAAGTCGGCTGTTGCCTTTTGAATGTTGATCAGCCGCCCCTGGTGTTCGCCGGATCGGAACGCCCGCAGTTCGAATTCGTTCAGATGCAGGTTGCCGTTGTCCATGCGGCCGGGACCGTTCATCGGCAGGCTGTCATCGCACAGGACGTCCAGCCTGATCGCGGTCACCGCCGGCAGGGTCGTCGTGGTGGTGACAACGACGGTGTCCCTGTCCGGTCGCCTGCCGCCGGACAGGATCGACCCGTCGTCCAGCCTGGTCAGATCCGCGCCGCCGGCGGAAACGAAAACGTCCGCGTCCAGCGGCTGCCACACGGAATTCGCCGGCCGCGTTTGTTCCCACGCCGCGACTCGGGCGAGGTTGTCTTCCGAAAGCAGCACCGCCGCGTCGCGCTGTTCGGCGGCCGTGATCAGCGCCTGCCACCGAGTTCGGTCGGCCGCAACGCGGGGATCATTGTCAAACGGAATGTCGCCCTTGCCGATTCCCGCGAACACAGCCTGCAGAGCGTAGTAATCGGCCTGCGTGATCGGATCAAACTTGTGAGCGTGGCAGCGAGCACAGTTGGCCGTCGTGCTGACAAAGGCTCCCATCGTCTGAGTCACCAGGTCGTCACGGTCCAGATATTCAAACGACATCAGAGCCGTGCTGGCGGCGCTGTGGTCGTACGGACCGGCTCCCAGAAATCCCAGCGCCACTGTCAGTTCCGGGTTGTCGGGAAAGAACACGTCGGCGGCAAGTTGTTCCCGAATGAAACGCGGCCAGGCGGTGTCGTGATTGAAGCTGTCGATCACGTAGTCGCGATACCGCCACGCGTTGGGCCGAAACACGTCGTGTTCGAACCCGTGCGAATCCGCGAAATGCACCGTGTCCAGCCAGTGCCGCGCCCAGCGTTCGCCGTAGTGCGGAGAATCGAGCAGCCGGTTGACCAACGCGTCCCAGGCATCGGAACTGCTGTCGGCGATGAACTGTTCCGTCGCGGCCGGTGTGGGGATCAACCCGTGCAGGTCATACGTCAGCCGGCGAATGAGCGAACGGCGATCCGCTTCCGGCGACGGACGCAAACCTTCCCGTTCCAGTCGCGCCAGGATGAATGCGTCGACGGGATTCGCCGCATCATCCACGGGAACTTCCGGACGAATGAGAGGCCGCAGCGACCACCAGTCCAGCGCCTCGGCATCCGCCGACGATGACGGAAGCTGAACGCGCGCGTCGTGCGCACCCTCCGTGACCCAGCGCACCAGCACGGCGATTTCCGAATCGGGAAGTTTCTGTTCGGGCATCCGAAGGTCCGGATCGACATGCCGCACCGCCCGGATCAACAGGCTTTGATCCGGATCGCCGGGAACAATCGCCGCGCCGCGGTCTCCTCCGGTTTCCCAGCCGCCGCGATAATCAAGCGTCAGTCCGCCTTCCATCGTTCCGGACGAATGCGAATGGCACTCGTAGCAGCGCTTCGCAAGGATCGGTTCCACGTCCGAATCGAAGAACGAAGCGTCTTCGGCTGAAACCGCGCATGACACCCCAAGAAAGACCAGCATGCTCGCCATGCAAATCGCCGATGACTTCAAGCCCGCGCGTCCATCGCATTCACGTCGCGCGCCAGCCCGATTCGCACGTGCGCCAGGCAGGCCCGCGCGTGCGACATGCACGTCTGCGCGCGCGGCATTCAGGTGCGCGCCATCGTGAGCCGTCACACGCGCCGTCACCGCTCGTCCCAGGGACCGGTTCTCAGCCGACCTTCTGTCGTGACGCTCTGCCATGACCGAAATACCCAATCGATCAGGAATATATGGTAACGATCACGCCGGATTCACTCAGATTCGACCGCGGACGCGCCGCCGTTCCGAGATGTTGAGTATGGCAGCCTGAATCTCAGTCTCCGGCAATCCCGGCGAACCGCATTGATTCATACAGCCGGCTGGCGAGTTGTCAGGGGCTTGCGCTGACCGCGGCAGCGGCCGGACCCGTGGAACCGCCGCCGGACTCGGACGCGTTCCAGAAGATCTTCAGCAGCGGCTGAGTTTCGTCGCCGTCTTCGTAGAAGCAGCCGGCAACGATATCCAGACGGTTATCGGAATCCAGGTCGGTGACCGCAATCGCAGGATAGATCGGTCGGCCTCGTTCGATCGTGTGTCGTTCGTAGGTACCAGGCCGGACCTGTTCGAGCCAGATCAGCGCGTCCAGCTTTTGCGGATCCGTGTTTCGGGCACTTTTAGAAGGCAGCAGCGCGGAGGCCACGATGTCCAGATCGCCGTCACCGTCCAGGTCGCCCGGGAGAGCACGATGGACGCCGGGCATGGCGGTCAGTCGATGAGCTTCAAACGGCATCGGCTCGTCTCGCCAGGAATTGGATTGCTTTCCGTCCTCTGTCGATGCTTTCGCAGCCGCTTCCGCGGACGCCGCGTTCAACTGTCCCTTGTTTTCGAGCCACCAGATCCCGTGGTACGGCTTCACCAGGTTGGAATCAAACGTGTCGCCGTTTGTGTACAGGAAGTCCTGGTCTCCGTCGGAATCCAGATCGACCATTGCAATCCCGCTGGTCCCCCACGATGGATCCGGCGCCGCGTAAAGAACCACGGGTTGGAAACCGTCGGGAGCATTCAGAAACGCGACGATCTGTTCGTGTTCCTGACTGATCGACGCCACGAAATCCAGCGTTCCGTTGTTGTCCAGATCGACCGGCACGATATTGATCGTGCCTGCTCGTTTGTCGATGAGCTGTTGCGAAAACACCGGTTGTCCGTTGGTCAGACCCTGATTTGTCAGCAGGTGGATGCCGCCCGTTTTTCGCCAGCCGAATTCAGCTACGATCAGATCGGGCAGATTGTCTCCGGTAAAGTCGGCGACGCAGACGTCCGCCACACGGCCGGCGCTTCCCAGCAGAACTTCCGGCGTTCCCGGCGTTTCTCCCATGCCATCGGGCAGCCGGACCAACTGACCGCGATCGTGGTCTTCGGGAATGTAGCTGCCCAGATCTGTGAACAGCAGATCGTCAATTCCATTGCCGTCCAGATCAACGGGCCGAACGGCCACCGGATTGTGAGCGATCCGGTTCCG
Above is a genomic segment from Planctomycetaceae bacterium containing:
- a CDS encoding DUF1501 domain-containing protein, with translation MSPFLNPWFCSRRELLTHCGGGFGAAVLACLPGFANAQNAADDGPRNSDLNGGLHHPARVRRVIQLFMNGGASPMDTFDYKPELERLHGQELGPKVKPEGFVAEAGAVMKSPFRFAQHGQCGQWVSEMFPHQAKIVDDLAFLMAMTTKTNVHGPASYMMNTGFTLPGFPCCGAWITYALGDLSDNLPSFIVLPDPRGLPYNQKANFSAGFLPSRNQGTVVNAASPTPVPNLTADPAFPFARGNADADTVSLLQKINRRYSSDRPYDSLLEARVAAGELAAKMQLSAPEAFDLAAESPATQKAYGMDNPVTEDFARRCLLARRLIERGTRFVQVWSGPQGATNNWDNHSSIVDELPPIAASVDQPIAALVTDLKSRGLLEDTLVIWTTEFGRTPFAQGSVGRDHNRGSFVTWLAGAGIRSGISHGRSDDMGYQTAEGETWCYDLHATMLHLLGIDHKRLTFRTAGIDRRLTDVHGRVISEILS
- a CDS encoding PSD1 and planctomycete cytochrome C domain-containing protein, which gives rise to MASMLVFLGVSCAVSAEDASFFDSDVEPILAKRCYECHSHSSGTMEGGLTLDYRGGWETGGDRGAAIVPGDPDQSLLIRAVRHVDPDLRMPEQKLPDSEIAVLVRWVTEGAHDARVQLPSSSADAEALDWWSLRPLIRPEVPVDDAANPVDAFILARLEREGLRPSPEADRRSLIRRLTYDLHGLIPTPAATEQFIADSSSDAWDALVNRLLDSPHYGERWARHWLDTVHFADSHGFEHDVFRPNAWRYRDYVIDSFNHDTAWPRFIREQLAADVFFPDNPELTVALGFLGAGPYDHSAASTALMSFEYLDRDDLVTQTMGAFVSTTANCARCHAHKFDPITQADYYALQAVFAGIGKGDIPFDNDPRVAADRTRWQALITAAEQRDAAVLLSEDNLARVAAWEQTRPANSVWQPLDADVFVSAGGADLTRLDDGSILSGGRRPDRDTVVVTTTTTLPAVTAIRLDVLCDDSLPMNGPGRMDNGNLHLNEFELRAFRSGEHQGRLINIQKATADFNQTDWSIDKAVDGNSATAWGIHPAVSVPHHAVFELTEPLVMDSDVRLAITLQQVHGSGHLIGRFRLSATSEEPASLVALSAEAEAVLALPRKDRSSEQRLLLASEVLRQLAEHELQKLPAPVKVYAAAATAENERGVITFAAPREIHLLTRGDIEKPREAVPPGALSAVTALPARFELPSPGDESARRAALANWLADPNNPLTWRSIANRVWHYHFGQGLCDTPNDFGRMGSLPTHPELLDWLACELRDGCGSADDDSGSQAGSLKHLHRLICTSRTYRQSSAERSDLQQVDPDNRLLARMTRRRRDADSYRDCVLAVSGRLDLRMGGPGVAHFTTSPGPQLTPVLDYDAFDLDSEEASRRSIYRVVWRGIPDPLMDALDFPDLGLLAPVRGSSASALQSLVLLNHRFVLHHAAHMARRAEQSAPSRDDQVRQAVRRVWLRDPTTEELQSLTKLADEHGLEAVCRLLLNSSEFLFVE
- a CDS encoding VCBS repeat-containing protein, with protein sequence MNRTGRIRGVEFLLLHAGLWCVALCVSGCDSGDTPGGASGSSSAAGSGVSGLTFAELKRRDDRAADIGQFCGACHAVPLPQSFPKDAWYEEVRRGFDFYHQSGRTDLTAPLPQDVSAFYRDYAPVEFEIPELPANPSASVAFDVQEVSISVPSIRTPPSVSFVEIRPGSGGKPEIWYSDMRSGAAGQLAVTRASGADAADAAAVRISRNRIAHNPVAVRPVDLDGNGIDDLLFTDLGSYIPEDHDRGQLVRLPDGMGETPGTPEVLLGSAGRVADVCVADFTGDNLPDLIVAEFGWRKTGGIHLLTNQGLTNGQPVFSQQLIDKRAGTINIVPVDLDNNGTLDFVASISQEHEQIVAFLNAPDGFQPVVLYAAPDPSWGTSGIAMVDLDSDGDQDFLYTNGDTFDSNLVKPYHGIWWLENKGQLNAASAEAAAKASTEDGKQSNSWRDEPMPFEAHRLTAMPGVHRALPGDLDGDGDLDIVASALLPSKSARNTDPQKLDALIWLEQVRPGTYERHTIERGRPIYPAIAVTDLDSDNRLDIVAGCFYEDGDETQPLLKIFWNASESGGGSTGPAAAAVSASP